CAAGAGCCGTTTCCAATCCAGAGATCCCGAACTCGGCTAGATCGTACTCGCAGAGCTTATCTACGATGGTATGGGGGGCATGATCCGTGGCCACAGCGTCGATGGTCCCATCTTTAAGGCCATCGATCAGGGCAGCGACGTCCTCAGCTGTTCGCAGCGGCGGGTTAACCTTTGTGTTTGTATCATAAGGAGCCTTAACGTGCGGCCCTCGGCGTACCCCAGCTACCCAATCCTCTGTCAGGGTCAAATGATGTGGGGTCACCTCCGCCGTGACTGCGAGTCCAGCGGCCTTGGCCCGTCGGATGAGATCTACCGCTCCCGCCGTGCTCACATGAGCGATGTGCAGACATCCATCTGTAAGTTGAGCCAGGGCGATATCGCGCGCCACTATATCCTCTTCAGCCGCTGCTGGCATCCCCTTAAGCCCAAGCCTGGTGGCGATGATCCCCTCGTTCATCACCCCACCTTTAGTCAGCTCCTCGTCTTGACAATGACTACTTATCGGCACCCCAAACATAGAGCTGTAGGCCAAAGCATAGCGCATTATCCGACTGCTAGCCACCGATTTACCATCATCGGAGAAGGCAACGACGCCACTGGCGACAAGCTCGCCCACCTCCGTTAACTCCTCACCCCCACGCTTTTTAGTTATCGCCGCTATAGGCAGGACCTTTACTACACCTTGCGCCTTCGCCACCTGCAAGACATACTCGACGGTCGACCGATTATCGATCGGCGGATTCGTGTTAGGCATACAGGCAACGGTGGTGAAGCCACCTGCCGCCGCAGCCCTGGTGCCCGTAGCGATGGTTTCTTTATCCTCATCACCGGGCTCACGCAGGTGAACGTGCAGGTCGATGAACCCTGGACAGACGATGCAGCCAGAAGCATCGATCCAGCGCAGCTCCCCTCGCTCGGCCTTTTCCGCTGCCCCAGCTAGACCGCCGGCCCCAACCTCCGCCACCTTCCCCTCTCGGATCAAGAGGTCACCAATGAAATCGATGTTCTGCCCCACATCGATGATGTGGCCACCCCGAACCAGGATATCTTCCATTTTACCTCCTTAAGTTTTCTCCTTATTGATAGTCTAAAAACCTTTTCTAGACCTCTGTTCGCCCTGTTTAGCAGGATTCAACTGCTTACGCTTTATCGCCCCCATCACCAGACAGGAGATGGAGGAGGGCCATCCGCACCGCCACCCCATTCGTCACCTGTTCCTCGATTACAGATTGTGAACCGTGGGCGACTTCTGGAGCGATCTCGATGCCCTCATTCATCGGGCCAGGATGCATAACCAGAGCGCCCGGTTTAGCCCTCGCTACCCGCTCCTTAGTTAGCTGATACAATTGAATGTACTCCCGCAGGCTTGGCAGCAATCCACCCCGTTGACGCTCCTTCTGGAGGCGAAGAGCCATAATGACATCAGCCCCTTCGATAGCTTTGTCTAAGTTGTGTTCTACTCTCACCTCCGGGAAAGCGTTAGTCGAACCTGTTCTATCCAGCACCGGCAGCAAGGTCTCCGGTCCACAGAGGGTAAGCTCTGCCCCCATCTTTGTCATTCCCCAGATATTAGAACGAGCTACACGACTGTGAAGGATATCGCCGACGATAACGATTGATAAGCCAGCGATGGTTCCC
This genomic stretch from Chloroflexota bacterium harbors:
- a CDS encoding dihydroorotase — translated: MEDILVRGGHIIDVGQNIDFIGDLLIREGKVAEVGAGGLAGAAEKAERGELRWIDASGCIVCPGFIDLHVHLREPGDEDKETIATGTRAAAAGGFTTVACMPNTNPPIDNRSTVEYVLQVAKAQGVVKVLPIAAITKKRGGEELTEVGELVASGVVAFSDDGKSVASSRIMRYALAYSSMFGVPISSHCQDEELTKGGVMNEGIIATRLGLKGMPAAAEEDIVARDIALAQLTDGCLHIAHVSTAGAVDLIRRAKAAGLAVTAEVTPHHLTLTEDWVAGVRRGPHVKAPYDTNTKVNPPLRTAEDVAALIDGLKDGTIDAVATDHAPHTIVDKLCEYDLAEFGISGLETALGCLLTLFHERIIDLRLIVEKLTFGPAQAFNLSCGTLKPGSSADVVIFDPNEEWVVDPSTFQSKGHNTPLAGLTLRGRAKATLVEGRVVFQAKEELAYAHTPSV
- a CDS encoding aspartate carbamoyltransferase catalytic subunit, with protein sequence MKRKDILDLDDFTPEEISEVLETADAMKEILSRPIKKVPALRGKTVVNLFYEASTRTRISFELAAKNLSADVVNVATSASSVVKGESLVDTIKTLQALGADIIVIRHPQSGAPYLVAQHLEGSVINAGDGWHAHPTQALLDLYTIRENLGTIAGLSIVIVGDILHSRVARSNIWGMTKMGAELTLCGPETLLPVLDRTGSTNAFPEVRVEHNLDKAIEGADVIMALRLQKERQRGGLLPSLREYIQLYQLTKERVARAKPGALVMHPGPMNEGIEIAPEVAHGSQSVIEEQVTNGVAVRMALLHLLSGDGGDKA